The proteins below come from a single Vicia villosa cultivar HV-30 ecotype Madison, WI unplaced genomic scaffold, Vvil1.0 ctg.001217F_1_1, whole genome shotgun sequence genomic window:
- the LOC131634054 gene encoding uncharacterized protein LOC131634054 isoform X1 has translation MSTKSSWMTLKFRGVVDVIRASRFQLSHGGGFKRNTPIVTVSKVGNSYWMQPGIQFFSTKRNTSTHANRLKNDEAQPEAPDSKIFAFTSWVKWVLCSLLSFMLPFWRQNWAKLQRIEEEAEFVIEEAEKVAEVIEKVAEEAEKVSENIAEKLPEDAKLKKAALVVENVSKQVAHDAQITEQFIHKIEEVADDIEDLESFVERVIDKIVKKKDTGKN, from the exons ATGTCAACAAAAAGCTCATGGATGACTCTGAAATTCAGAGGTGTTGTTGATGTGATTCGCGCTAGCAGATTCCAACTAAGCCATGGTGGTGGATTCAAAAGAAACACTCCAATTGTGACAGTATCTAAGGTTGGAAATAGTTATTGGATGCAACCTGGTATACAATTCTTCAGCACCAAAAGAAACACAAGCACTCACGCAAATAG ATTAAAGAATGATGAGGCTCAACCTGAAGCTCCGGATTCTAAAATTTTCGCCTTTACTTCATG GGTTAAATGGgttttgtgttctttactttcttTCATGCTACCTTTCTGGAGACAAAATTGGGCAAAACTACAAAGAATAGAAG AAGAGGCAGAGTTTGTGATTGAAGAGGCTGAAAAAGTTGCAGAAGTAATAGAAAAAGTGGCTGAAGAAGCAGAGAAGGTAAGTGAAAACATAGCAGAAAAGCTTCCAGAGGATGCAAAGTTAAAGAAAGCAGCATTGGTTGTTGAAAATGTATCAAAACAAGTTGCCCATGATGCACAGATAACagaacagttcatacacaag ATTGAAGAAGTTGCTGATGACATTGAAGATTTAGAATCATTTGTGGAACGAGTAATTGACAAGATCGTAAAGAAAAAAGATACTGGAAAGAACTGA
- the LOC131634054 gene encoding uncharacterized protein LOC131634054 isoform X2: MSTKSSWMTLKFRGVVDVIRASRFQLSHGGGFKRNTPIVTVSKVGNSYWMQPGIQFFSTKRNTSTHANRVKWVLCSLLSFMLPFWRQNWAKLQRIEEEAEFVIEEAEKVAEVIEKVAEEAEKVSENIAEKLPEDAKLKKAALVVENVSKQVAHDAQITEQFIHKIEEVADDIEDLESFVERVIDKIVKKKDTGKN; encoded by the exons ATGTCAACAAAAAGCTCATGGATGACTCTGAAATTCAGAGGTGTTGTTGATGTGATTCGCGCTAGCAGATTCCAACTAAGCCATGGTGGTGGATTCAAAAGAAACACTCCAATTGTGACAGTATCTAAGGTTGGAAATAGTTATTGGATGCAACCTGGTATACAATTCTTCAGCACCAAAAGAAACACAAGCACTCACGCAAATAG GGTTAAATGGgttttgtgttctttactttcttTCATGCTACCTTTCTGGAGACAAAATTGGGCAAAACTACAAAGAATAGAAG AAGAGGCAGAGTTTGTGATTGAAGAGGCTGAAAAAGTTGCAGAAGTAATAGAAAAAGTGGCTGAAGAAGCAGAGAAGGTAAGTGAAAACATAGCAGAAAAGCTTCCAGAGGATGCAAAGTTAAAGAAAGCAGCATTGGTTGTTGAAAATGTATCAAAACAAGTTGCCCATGATGCACAGATAACagaacagttcatacacaag ATTGAAGAAGTTGCTGATGACATTGAAGATTTAGAATCATTTGTGGAACGAGTAATTGACAAGATCGTAAAGAAAAAAGATACTGGAAAGAACTGA
- the LOC131634055 gene encoding classical arabinogalactan protein 5-like has translation MASYTAVLILMATLLVASTVAQAPASSPTRSPVASPPKSSQSPSPAVSPAVSPSVPVNNAPSPSPSVVNSPPSPPLSPAATPAVTPSAISSPSEAPSPSQNSAALNRFTVAGSAAVVLFAAALMM, from the coding sequence ATGGCTTCCTACACCGCTGTGTTGATTCTTATGGCTACATTGTTGGTTGCTTCCACTGTCGCTCAAGCTCCAGCCTCATCTCCGACCAGATCGCCGGTTGCATCTCCACCTAAGTCTTCTCAGTCTCCGTCTCCAGCTGTGTCTCCAGCGGTTTCTCCTTCTGTGCCTGTGAACAATGCTCCTTCCCCTTCTCCTTCCGTCGTCAACTCTCCACCATCTCCTCCTCTTTCTCCCGCCGCCACTCCTGCTGTCACTCCATCAGCGATCTCTTCACCATCTGAAGCACCATCGCCTTCCCAGAACAGTGCCGCTTTGAACAGATTCACCGTCGCCGGATCTGCCGCTGTCGTGCTTTTCGCTGCTGCTTTGATGATGTAG